The sequence TGGTTCAGGTTCTGGTGTTGGTTCAGGTTCTGGTGTTGGTTCAGGTTCTGGTGTTGGTTCAGGTTCTGGTGTTGGTTCAGGTTCTGGTGTTGGTTCAGGTTCTGGTGTTGGTTCAGGTTCTGGTGTTGGTTCAGGTTCTGGTGTTGGTTCAGGTTCTGGTGTTGGTTCAGGTTCTGGTGTTGGTTCAGGTTCTGGTGTTGGTTCAGGTTCTGGTGTTGGTTCAGGTTCTGGTGTTGGTTCAGGTTCTGGTGTTGGTTCAGGTTCTGATTTAACTCTAGAACCAAATTCTGATAAGATGTCTTCTGCGTCTTTTGATTTTTTATTGCTACTCAATTTTAAATTCCTGTTATACCGAATTTCTCTCTCGCTTTTATTTAATTTTTCAGGTATTTCCTTTCAAATAGTCTTCAAATAATTTTTCAAGATCGTCATCATTGTCTATTTTCTTGATTTGCTCGACTAGATCTACTTCTTCAATTTCATAGCAATTCATCACATCTTGAGAATCTTTGAACACCAGTATTGCTTTGTTTTTAAAAATACAATGATAGAGTTTCTCCTTTTCCATTTTTTCAGGTTTAAACTTGACACCATTTTCATCTACGGATACAGGATATTCCATGGAGATACAGTTCTTTCATCAATATTTAGATTAATTGGATGTAAGGCTAAAGATTCAATTTTGGTAAATCAATTGTAAACGTTGTCGGGTTATTTTTTACAGAAATTGTACCTTTATGTTGTTCAATTATAGATTTACAAATTCCTAGCCCTAAACCAGTACCTTCAGGTTTTGTAGTAAAAAGATGGTCAAAAATCTTCGGTAAAACATCGTCAGAAATTCCTGAACCAGAATCTTCAAAAAAGATAGAAACTTTTTCAGGAGTGTCAAGTAATCGTATAATAATTTGTCCTGAATTATTTAATTCCTGAATAGAGTTTACAATTAAATTTGAAAAGACAGCTTGAATTTTTCTAGAATCACATTTAATTTGAGAATCATTGTCAGGTAATTTTATTGACATTGTTTTAGGAATAAAGATATTTTTTATAGCATTTTTTAAGAGTTCAGAAACATATGTAGATTCCAAATTGAGTTCAGTAGTTTTTGCATAATTTAGCACATCTTCGATGATACGATTAATTTCAACAATAGAATCTTGTAAACCAGCACACTGACTTTTCATTTTATCATCCATATGGTGTTCAAGGTTCATTTTCAAAAGATCTGAAGACATTTGAATGATAGATAAAGGATTTCTTAAATCATGTGCAATACGTGATGCCATTGAACCTATTGTAGATACTCGGTCATTTTTTAAGAGTTGTTCAGTTTTTTCTTGTACCTTTTCTGCTAATTGCTCATTTTGTTTTAAAAGTTCTTGCTGAGCTATTGACAAATCTTTTGCAGTAGATTTCAATGACATAGTTAAAACAGTATTTTTAAATTCACTCTCAACCCAATTAGCAAGATCAATTAAGACACTTTTATCAGCTCTACTGAAAACACGAGGTTTTGTATCAATGATACAAAGAGTCCCTAATTTTTTTCCATTAGGATCTCGAATTGGTTTTCCCGCATAAAATCTAATATGAGGTTCTCCCGTAACAAGAGGATTATCAGAAAACCGTTCATCATTAGTGGCATCAGTAATAGACATTACATCCTCATTTAAAATCGCATGACTGCAAAAAGACATACTTCTAGGAGTTTCAGTAGCAGAAAGTCCAGCACATGATTTGAACCATTGACGATTAGTATCAACTAAACTTACCAGCGCTATCGGAACATCAAACATTATTTGTGCAACTTTTGTAATCCTATCAAATCGTTCTTCAGGAGGAGTGTCCAGTATTTTTAAATCATGTAAGGCTTGAATTCTTTCAGGCTCATCTGAACTTAGAGTTGACTCCATAAGAAAAAACAATCCCCATACCTAAAAAACATGCAGGCTGTTAAAAAAAATACAAAACAAAAAATCATGCACAATATAGTAATAATCAAAGCAATCTAGAAGAATATTGGAAACAAGAGTAGTTTTCCACATAGATTTTGATTATTTTTATGCCCAATGTGAAGAAACTAGATCACCAGAACTAAAATCAAAACCAGTATGTGTTTGTGTTTATTCAGACAGAGGAGGAGATAGCGGTGCTATTGCTACTGCAAATTACACAGCCAGAAAATACGGTGTTAAATCAGGAATTCCAATTGCATTTGCAAAAAAAAGACTTGATGAAAGAAAAGATGCAGTTTTTCTACCAGTTGACTTTGAGTTCTATACTGAAATTTCAGAAAAAGCAATGGAGATTATGAAAGATTACGCAGACATTTTTGAATATGTTGGCAGAGATGAAGCTTATCTAGATGTAACAGATAGAGTTGAGGGTGATTTTGAGAAGGCAAATCATCTCGCACAGCAAATAAAAAATTCCATTAGAGATAAAATAAAACTTAGTTGTTCAATAGGAATTTCTCCAAATAAATTAATTTCAAAAATAGCATCAGACTTTCAAAAACCAGATGGTTTAACCACAGTATCACCAGAAAAAGT comes from Nitrosopumilus oxyclinae and encodes:
- a CDS encoding GAF domain-containing sensor histidine kinase, which translates into the protein MESTLSSDEPERIQALHDLKILDTPPEERFDRITKVAQIMFDVPIALVSLVDTNRQWFKSCAGLSATETPRSMSFCSHAILNEDVMSITDATNDERFSDNPLVTGEPHIRFYAGKPIRDPNGKKLGTLCIIDTKPRVFSRADKSVLIDLANWVESEFKNTVLTMSLKSTAKDLSIAQQELLKQNEQLAEKVQEKTEQLLKNDRVSTIGSMASRIAHDLRNPLSIIQMSSDLLKMNLEHHMDDKMKSQCAGLQDSIVEINRIIEDVLNYAKTTELNLESTYVSELLKNAIKNIFIPKTMSIKLPDNDSQIKCDSRKIQAVFSNLIVNSIQELNNSGQIIIRLLDTPEKVSIFFEDSGSGISDDVLPKIFDHLFTTKPEGTGLGLGICKSIIEQHKGTISVKNNPTTFTIDLPKLNL